Proteins encoded by one window of Cystobacter ferrugineus:
- a CDS encoding UDP-glucose dehydrogenase family protein, with protein sequence MKLTVIGTGYVGLVAGVGFADVGNDVACVDVDASKIARLERGEVPIYEPGLDTLIASNVKAGRLTFSTDIAAAIRAAEVVIIAVGTPPRADGSADLSAVFAVAETIGQNMNGFKVVVTKSTVPVGTADRIEQIIGRYTDQLFGVASNPEFLKEGAAINDFMKPDRVVIGSNSARALEVLRTLYTPLVRTSDGLHTMDARSAELTKYAANAMLATRISFMNDLAVLSEKLGADIEQVRKAVGADPRVGPKFLYPGAGFGGSCFPKDIAALQHIAKGVGHELEVVRAVESVNHRQKRLLFEKLRRHLDGELKGRTVAVWGLAFKPKTDDIRESPALVLIHDLLEAGARVRAHDPVAMDNVRAQLGERITYCKDMYEAAEGADAAVLVTEWQDYRQPDFARLKGLMRAPVLLDGRNIWEPQEPRSFGFWYSAIGRP encoded by the coding sequence ATGAAACTCACAGTCATTGGAACGGGTTATGTCGGTCTCGTGGCCGGCGTGGGGTTCGCCGACGTCGGCAACGACGTCGCCTGCGTCGACGTGGATGCGTCCAAGATCGCGCGCCTGGAGCGCGGCGAGGTCCCCATCTACGAGCCGGGGCTCGACACCCTCATCGCCTCCAACGTCAAGGCCGGGCGCCTGACCTTCTCGACGGACATCGCCGCGGCGATTCGCGCCGCCGAGGTCGTCATCATCGCCGTGGGCACGCCACCCCGAGCGGATGGCTCCGCGGATTTGTCCGCCGTCTTCGCGGTCGCCGAGACGATCGGCCAGAACATGAATGGCTTCAAGGTGGTGGTCACCAAGAGCACCGTGCCCGTGGGCACCGCCGACCGCATCGAGCAGATCATCGGCCGCTACACGGATCAGCTCTTCGGCGTCGCGTCCAACCCCGAGTTCCTCAAGGAGGGGGCGGCGATCAACGACTTCATGAAGCCCGACCGCGTGGTGATTGGCTCGAACAGCGCGCGCGCGCTCGAGGTGCTGCGCACGCTGTACACCCCGCTCGTGCGCACCAGCGACGGCCTCCACACGATGGACGCGCGCTCGGCCGAGCTGACCAAGTACGCGGCCAACGCCATGCTCGCCACGCGCATCTCGTTCATGAACGACCTGGCCGTGCTCAGCGAGAAGCTGGGCGCGGACATCGAGCAGGTGCGCAAGGCCGTGGGCGCGGATCCCCGCGTGGGACCCAAGTTCCTGTACCCGGGCGCGGGCTTCGGCGGCTCGTGCTTCCCCAAGGACATCGCGGCGCTGCAGCACATCGCCAAGGGCGTGGGGCACGAGCTCGAGGTGGTGCGCGCGGTCGAGTCCGTGAACCACCGGCAGAAGCGGCTGCTGTTCGAGAAGCTCCGCCGCCACCTGGACGGCGAGCTCAAGGGCCGGACGGTGGCGGTGTGGGGGCTCGCCTTCAAGCCCAAGACGGACGACATCCGCGAGTCCCCCGCGCTCGTGCTCATCCACGATCTGCTCGAGGCCGGCGCCCGGGTGCGCGCGCATGATCCGGTGGCCATGGACAACGTGCGCGCGCAGCTCGGCGAGCGCATCACGTACTGCAAGGACATGTACGAGGCCGCCGAGGGCGCCGACGCCGCCGTGCTCGTCACCGAGTGGCAGGACTACCGGCAGCCGGACTTCGCCCGCCTCAAGGGCCTCATGCGCGCCCCCGTGCTGCTCGACGGCCGCAACATCTGGGAGCCCCAGGAGCCGCGCTCCTTCGGCTTCTGGTACAGCGCCATCGGGCGGCCGTAG